In Akkermansia muciniphila, the DNA window AAAAAGTCCCTGCTGGATGAAATCATCCGGTACCGGGAATATGCCAGCGAACTGAAAAGGGAATTCGAGCACAGGAAAACGTGGGACCTGGCGCATGACCTGAAACTGGCCGCACGCCTGTACTTCCAGGCGACGAAGGCCAAAAGGGACGCCTTCCGGGCCTACTTGAGCGCGCTGGATTCCGTGGATACGAACGGAGACGATTTTTTGCGCGACCCGCGGGAGCTTCATTCCTTCCTGTGCGATTACATGAGCGCCATGCAGGAAAAAGGAAAGGTCAGGGAGGGGGATGTGCGGCTCATGGTGCGCGCCTTTGTCAATACGCTGCACGGCTACATGCTGATGTACT includes these proteins:
- a CDS encoding TetR/AcrR family transcriptional regulator — encoded protein: MEQMTRVQQNTLRKIVEAAIELMSEKGFHRVSVQEVGKKAGICEKTVFRYFATKKSLLDEIIRYREYASELKREFEHRKTWDLAHDLKLAARLYFQATKAKRDAFRAYLSALDSVDTNGDDFLRDPRELHSFLCDYMSAMQEKGKVREGDVRLMVRAFVNTLHGYMLMYCLNDDSKAWQDKVASMKLTIGLFIQGFSRQCTSCGA